The DNA segment CAAAAATCGGCCTCTTACTGCGCTGCATTTTCCCGCTTGACCTTACCATCGTTGGAACCATTACACCGATATCCAGCATCACATCGACGGCGCGGCTGGGCTCGCCGCGGTATCTATACGAACTGACAATTGACAACTTCGGGACCGATGCTAGTCCTGCGAGGCATGGGTATGTTTCGAATCACATTGCAGAAGATGCTGATTCTGATCCGCTTGGTGATTGTCGTATCACTGGCGGGATACTCTCTGCCGACCGCTTCCGCCGCCATGCATGGGGCGTGGTCCGATCTCGAGCTCTCCCAGTCGAGCGACCACCACGAGGTCGCGAGTGGCGACCATATGCACGGCGATCGCGACCAGTCCTCCCCGGACGACGCCGAGAAGCTGGCGAAGACCGACTGCTGCCAGGGCTTCTGCGTCAGCATGGCCATTGTTGCCGACGCTGACGCGGTCGGCGGCCCGCGTGTGGCTTCGATCCGCGAGTTCGTAGACGACGCCCAGGCCACAGGCGAACTGCCGCCGCTGCACCGCCCCCCGAATATCTGAATAGGACGCACCCGTCCTCGCGGGTCGAATCCGTGCGTCTGCGAGCGCGTGTTTTGCGCTCAAGCGCCGTTGCAGTTCCCATTCGGATATAACCATGCGACCTTTGTTTGTCGTGGCCGCCTTGCCGCTGTTTGCCAGTGGATGCGCTGCCACATTGCCTCCCGATGTCATTGTTTCGGGCGATCTTGCTACCTCCCAGGCAGGAGTTCGCCCCCTCAGTTATACGAGCCCGGTCTCGGGCTACACTCATCGTGTCCCGGTCGATCCCAAACCGTGGCGCAACCAGAATGACGCGCAGGCTCCGGAAGGAGACGCGCCATGATCAGAAGCAACTTGAAACTGGCTGCAGTGCTCGGCCTTCCGCTGGTGCTCGGCGGCTGTGTGTCGGCCAGCGAGTATGCGGCGAAGAACGCCGGGTTCTCCTCCGTCGAGGCGAAGATGGCGGAGGTCACCGGCAAGCACACCGTCTGGGTGCAGAATCAGGAGCAGGCCCGCGCCGTCTCCGACCGGGTGAAGACGCTGATGGCGAGGAAGACGGTCGACGTCGAGACGGCCGTGCAGGTCGCCCTTCTGAACAACAAGGGTCTGCAGGCCGCTTATGCCGACCTCGGCGACTCGGCCGCCGACGCGTGGCAGCAGAGCATGCTGGTCAATCCGACCGTCGCCATCGGTTTCAACGGCATCGGAGCGCCGGGAATCGAGGCCTTCAGGTCGGTCGAGGGCATGATCGCTTCCAACATCCTGGCGCTCGCGACGCGGGAACGGAACGTCGCCATCGCCGACACCCGCTTCCGGCAGGCGCAGTTGAAGGCGGCGCAGCGCACGCTGCAACTCGCCGTTGACACCCGTCGCGCCTGGATCAACGCCGTCGCCGCCTGGGAAACAGTCGGCCAGCTCAACCAAGCGCAGGCAGCGGCCGGCGCCGCCTCGGAGCTCGCCCAGAAGCTCGGCGAGACCGGGGCGATGACCAAGGGCTCCCAGGCCCGCGAGCACGTCTTCTATGCCGAGCTGGCGGGACAATCCGCCAAGGCGCGACTGGAGGCTCGGCTCGCCAAGGAAGAACTGACGCGGCTGATGGGACTCTGGGGCTCGGACATCGACTATGAGGTGCCGAACCGGCTGCCGCCCCTACCGACGGGATTGATGAAGCGCGACCTGATCGAGGCGGAAGCGCTGCAGCGCCGCGTCGATCTCCAGATGGCGAAGCTCGATCTCGAAGCGACGGCCAAGTCCTACAAGCTGACCGAAGCGACCCGCTACGTTACCGACCTCGAACTTCTGACCGGCTTCGAGACCGAACGGGAGAAGGAGGACGGCAAGGTCGAGACCGAAACGACCGGCCAGGCCGAACTGGAGTTCGTCATCCCGATCTTCGACAGTGGCAAGGCCCGGATGCGCAAGGCGGAACTCGCCTATATGCGGTCGGCGAACCTGCTCGCGGAGAAGGCCGTCAACGTCCGCTCGGAGGCACGTGCCGCCTACCAGGCGTACCGCGCCAACTACGACATCGCCCGGCACTACCGGAACAGCGTTGTGCCGCTGCGCACGAAGATCGAGGAGGAATCCCTCCTTACCTACAACGCGATGATCACCAACACGTTCGAACTGCTCGCCGACAGCCGCGACAAGGTCAATTCGATCCTGCTCGCGGTCAATGCCAAGCGCGACTTCTGGCTGGCCGAGGCCAATCTTGCCCCGGCGATCTACGGCGGCGGCGCAAGAGCGGCCTCCGGCGAGACGGAAATCGCGGCGGCCGCCGAAAACGGCGGTGGCGGTCACTGAGGAAAGGAACAGGCAATGTTTAACAGAAGACAGTTACTCGGCGCGAGCGCCGCACTGGTGTCGACCGCCGCCTGGGCGAAGACCTCCAATATGGGCCTGCCCGAGGCAGCCGTGATGGAGACGGCGGAGACGCAAACCCCGGTCAGGCCGACGTCCGGACCCGACTACAATCCCGTCGTCACCCTCAACGGCTGGACGCTGCCTTACCGGATGAACAACGGCGTCAAGGAATTCCATCTTGTCGCCGAACCGGTCGAGCGTGAAATGGCGGAAGGCATGACCGCCTATCTCTGGGGCTATAACGGCCAGTCGCCGGGTCCGACGATCGAAGCGGTCGAGGGCGACCGGGTGCGCATCTTCGTCACCAACAAGCTGCCGGAGCATACGACGGTGCATTGGCACGGCATGCTCGTGCCGTCCGGCATGGATGGAGTCGGCGGGCTGACACAGCCGCACATCCCGGTCGGCAAGACCTTCGTCTACGAGTTCGACCTCGTGAAGTCGGGCACCTTCATGTACCACCCGCATTCCGACGAGATGGTGCAGATGGCGATGGGGATGATGGGCTTCTTCGTCGTGCATCCCAAGGATCCGAAGTTCATGCCGGTCGACAGGGACTTCGTTTTCCTCCTCAACGCCTATGACATCGATCCCGGCTCCTATGTGCCGCGCGTCATGGAGATGACCGACTTCAACATGTGGTGCTGGAACAGCCGCGTGTTTCCCGACATCAGCCCGCTCGTCGTTTGCAAGAACGACCGGGTGCGCGTGCGGGTGGGCAACCTCACCATGACCAACCATCCGATCCACATGCACGGCTACGACTTCGAGGTCACCTGCACCGACGGCGGCTGGGTGCGGCCGGAGGCCCGCTGGCCGGAAGTCAGCATCGATATCCCGGTCGGCGCGATGCGGGCCTACGAGTTCGACGCCAAATACGTCGGCGACTGGGCGATCCATTGCCACAAGTCGCACCACACGATGAACGCCATGGGGCATGACATCCCGACCTTCATTGGCGTCGACAAGAAGCAGGTCGCCGAGAAGATCAAGAAGCTCCAGCCGGAATACATGCCGATGGGGACCAAAGGCATGGCCGACATGGGCGAGATGGAAATGGAAATCCCCGAGAACACCGTGCCGATGATGACCGGCTGGGGTCCGCACGGCCCCATCGAAATGGGCGGCATGTTCTCGGTCGTCAAGGTGCGCGAGGGCATCTCGGCGGGCGATTATTCCGACCCCGGCTGGTACGAAAACCCACCCGGAACCCAGGCCTGGGAGTGGACGGGCGAGCTTCCCGACTGGACCAAGGCCAAGGACGCGAAGACCCGGATCACGCCAAAACACTCCAAGCACGGTTGATCCCACATGCCGATGTTCAACCAACCCAAGGACCACACAATGAAAGCTGCAATCTTCGGACTTCTCGTCGCCGCGCTC comes from the Sinorhizobium garamanticum genome and includes:
- a CDS encoding TolC family protein → MIRSNLKLAAVLGLPLVLGGCVSASEYAAKNAGFSSVEAKMAEVTGKHTVWVQNQEQARAVSDRVKTLMARKTVDVETAVQVALLNNKGLQAAYADLGDSAADAWQQSMLVNPTVAIGFNGIGAPGIEAFRSVEGMIASNILALATRERNVAIADTRFRQAQLKAAQRTLQLAVDTRRAWINAVAAWETVGQLNQAQAAAGAASELAQKLGETGAMTKGSQAREHVFYAELAGQSAKARLEARLAKEELTRLMGLWGSDIDYEVPNRLPPLPTGLMKRDLIEAEALQRRVDLQMAKLDLEATAKSYKLTEATRYVTDLELLTGFETEREKEDGKVETETTGQAELEFVIPIFDSGKARMRKAELAYMRSANLLAEKAVNVRSEARAAYQAYRANYDIARHYRNSVVPLRTKIEEESLLTYNAMITNTFELLADSRDKVNSILLAVNAKRDFWLAEANLAPAIYGGGARAASGETEIAAAAENGGGGH
- a CDS encoding multicopper oxidase family protein translates to MFNRRQLLGASAALVSTAAWAKTSNMGLPEAAVMETAETQTPVRPTSGPDYNPVVTLNGWTLPYRMNNGVKEFHLVAEPVEREMAEGMTAYLWGYNGQSPGPTIEAVEGDRVRIFVTNKLPEHTTVHWHGMLVPSGMDGVGGLTQPHIPVGKTFVYEFDLVKSGTFMYHPHSDEMVQMAMGMMGFFVVHPKDPKFMPVDRDFVFLLNAYDIDPGSYVPRVMEMTDFNMWCWNSRVFPDISPLVVCKNDRVRVRVGNLTMTNHPIHMHGYDFEVTCTDGGWVRPEARWPEVSIDIPVGAMRAYEFDAKYVGDWAIHCHKSHHTMNAMGHDIPTFIGVDKKQVAEKIKKLQPEYMPMGTKGMADMGEMEMEIPENTVPMMTGWGPHGPIEMGGMFSVVKVREGISAGDYSDPGWYENPPGTQAWEWTGELPDWTKAKDAKTRITPKHSKHG